The following are from one region of the Tachysurus fulvidraco isolate hzauxx_2018 chromosome 24, HZAU_PFXX_2.0, whole genome shotgun sequence genome:
- the kctd5a gene encoding BTB/POZ domain-containing protein KCTD5a, whose product MAEKSPDPSGSVARRCPALSAADRLHSTTSASSKWVRLNVGGTYFLTTRQTLCRDPKSFLYRLCQTDPDLDSDKDETGAYLIDRDPTYFGPVLNYLRHGKLVLNRGLAEEGVLEEAEFYNITSLIKLVKDKIRERDCKTSQLPVKHVYRVLQCQEEELTQMVSTMSDGWKFEQLVSIGSSYNYGNEDQAEFLCVVSKELHNQSYGTNSEQSDKAKILQEQGSRM is encoded by the exons ATGGCGGAGAAGAGCCCTGACCCAAGCGGCTCTGTAGCCCGGAGGTGTCCCGCCCTGTCAGCAGCTGACCGATTACACTCAACCACAAGTGCTTCGTCCAAGTGGGTTCGCCTTAACGTCGGCGGCACGTACTTCCTGACCACCAGACAAACCCTGTGCAGGGACCCCAAGTCGTTCCTGTACCGCCTGTGCCAGACCGACCCCGACCTCGACTCTGACAAG GATGAAACGGGTGCATATTTGATCGACCGAGACCCGACGTACTTCGGTCCAGTGCTCAATTATCTGAGACACGGCAAGCTGGTGCTCAACCGAGGACTCGCAGAAGAAG GTGTGCTGGAAGAGGCCGAGTTTTATAACATCACTTCATTGATAAAACTAGTGAAAGACAAAATCAGGGAGCGGGACTGCAAAACTtctcag CTTCCTGTAAAACACGTCTACCGAGTCCTCCAGTGCCAAGAGGAAGAGCTCACTCAGATGGTCTCCACCATGTCTGATGGCTGGAAGTTTGAACAG CTGGTCAGTATCGGCTCGTCCTACAACTACGGAAACGAAGACCAGGCGGAGTTCCTCTGCGTCGTGTCCAAGGAGCTGCACAATCAGTCATACGGCACAAACAGTGAGCAGAGCGACAAGGCTAAG ATTCTTCAGGAACAAGGCTCTCGGATGTGA